In Trueperaceae bacterium, a single genomic region encodes these proteins:
- a CDS encoding glutamate-5-semialdehyde dehydrogenase: MDASPSTDARPAPDVATRLSALLADARAAQAALPDGPRDAGLRAMAEALRASAGDVVAANATDVARAREAGTSEALVDRLRLDADRVEAIAAACEAVADLPDPLHRVRSGWRLDAGPEVREVTVPFGVIGMIYESRPNVTVDAAALALKAGSAAVLRGSGSARASNAALVAAMRRGVAAAGLPEGVVQAIDDPDRAFVDALLAARGEVDLVIPRGGASLIRHVVEHARVPVVETGVGVCHLYLHADADPDVAEAIAVNAKVQRPGVCNAIETLLVDEAAADALLPRVAAALARQGVELRGDAGARARVDMAEATDADWAEEYLDLTLAVRVVPDETAALAHVARYGTGHSEAIVTRSREAARRFQREVDAAAVYVNASTRFTDGFVFGFGAEIGISTQKLHARGPMGLAQLVTTKYLVEGAGETRP; this comes from the coding sequence ATGGACGCTTCGCCCTCCACCGACGCCCGTCCCGCCCCCGACGTCGCGACCCGCCTCTCGGCCCTCCTCGCCGACGCCCGCGCGGCGCAGGCGGCGCTGCCGGACGGGCCGCGGGACGCCGGCCTCCGAGCGATGGCGGAGGCGTTGCGCGCGTCGGCGGGCGACGTCGTCGCGGCGAACGCGACCGACGTCGCCCGCGCCCGGGAGGCGGGGACCAGCGAGGCGCTCGTCGACCGCCTCCGCCTCGACGCCGACCGGGTGGAGGCGATCGCGGCGGCGTGCGAAGCGGTCGCCGACCTGCCCGACCCCCTGCACCGCGTGCGGTCGGGGTGGCGGCTGGACGCCGGCCCCGAGGTGCGGGAGGTGACGGTGCCGTTCGGGGTGATCGGCATGATCTACGAGTCGCGCCCCAACGTCACGGTGGACGCCGCCGCCCTCGCCCTGAAGGCGGGCAGCGCCGCGGTCCTGCGCGGGAGCGGGTCGGCGCGCGCCAGCAACGCCGCGCTGGTCGCCGCGATGCGGCGGGGGGTGGCGGCGGCCGGCCTGCCGGAGGGCGTCGTGCAGGCGATCGACGATCCCGACCGCGCGTTCGTCGACGCGTTGCTCGCCGCGCGCGGCGAGGTGGACCTGGTGATCCCGCGCGGGGGTGCGTCGCTGATCCGGCACGTCGTGGAGCACGCCCGCGTGCCGGTCGTCGAGACCGGCGTCGGGGTGTGCCACCTCTACCTGCACGCCGACGCGGACCCCGACGTCGCCGAAGCGATCGCGGTGAACGCGAAGGTGCAGCGGCCGGGGGTGTGCAACGCCATCGAGACGCTGCTCGTCGACGAGGCGGCGGCGGACGCGTTGCTGCCGCGGGTCGCGGCGGCGCTCGCGCGGCAGGGGGTCGAACTGCGCGGCGACGCGGGCGCCCGGGCGCGGGTCGACATGGCCGAAGCGACGGACGCCGATTGGGCGGAGGAGTACCTGGACCTGACGTTGGCGGTGCGGGTGGTGCCGGACGAGACGGCGGCGTTGGCGCACGTCGCGCGGTACGGCACGGGGCACAGCGAAGCGATCGTGACGCGCTCGCGCGAGGCGGCCCGCCGCTTCCAGCGGGAGGTGGACGCCGCCGCGGTGTACGTCAACGCCTCGACGCGCTTCACCGACGGGTTCGTGTTCGGGTTCGGCGCGGAGATCGGCATCAGCACGCAGAAACTGCACGCGCGGGGGCCGATGGGGCTCGCGCAGTTGGTGACGACGAAGTACCTCGTCGAGGGGGCGGGGGAGACCCGCCCCTGA